In Dendropsophus ebraccatus isolate aDenEbr1 chromosome 13, aDenEbr1.pat, whole genome shotgun sequence, the sequence TTGTATCACACACACTCTGTAACAATCAGCGGTTATGGATCCATTGTGCCACCTAACTGGATTGGTTGAATTCACCCCTGAAGGTGTCTTACTGGTCCCTGGTtttaaccatttaaaggggtactccgagggGGGGGCACTGTTTTGCTGGGActgtggaggaggtggctgagggaaaagatgtccactcacctccccgttttCAGCGGCGGGTTCCGCATCGCGGTTCccggatgcttcctggtgtctgacgcgggcccgagacgtgacgtctcaggtccgctcagccagttagtgaaggaggcgggatccgtttcaagtccgctcagatcccgcctctgtcactgactggctgagcggacctgagacgtatcgtctcgggcccgcgtcagacaccaggaagtggctggggaccggagtgccgcaatgcgggacccgccgctggaaacggggaggtgagtggacgtcttttccctcagccacctcctccccgatcccagcaaatAAGTGCCCCCccctcggagtacccctttaaccactataCAGGGATCTGTAAATCACtgtaagcctatggctgtatccatgttttccaggactccctaaggctgcatccaacttctgcagggagtcaaatgccgagcgttcaggttcagagaacattgcagaacctgaacagttcggcatCTCTGCCAAGAGACACCAGTGCAAAGTGCCAAGATGTCAGAAAAGGAACAAGTCCAGGTACAGACTGAGATCAGGGCTGGTGGGGTCAATGTCTAGTCAGAGAGCAGACAATAGGTTGAGGCGGGTGTCACAGGTTCAGTGGTCAGGAACAAGTCTGACACAGACAGAGAAGATATGATATATGTCACCTCATCTTATATCATGTTATATTACAGGTAATGTTATCCTGCAGACCCCTCTATATGTCTATGAAGGAGACGACATAACGATAAGATGTCACCTCCGTCCTGGATACAATGGGGGACTGACAATGTGGTATAAAGAGAACAGAGTCATCAGAGGCTGGACAGATTATGCAGAATATCTTATTAGAAAAGTGGATAGTAATACTGCCGGGACATACAAGTGTGAAAAAGATGTTGGTCCTTATGGTGGGAAATACTATGATCAAAGTTCTATATCTGTGGAAGGTAAATCCAGGATCATTTATAACTGGATTATTCATGTGTTATTCTGTACAATGTCTCCTGTATAGTCATCTGCAGTTATTGCTGAGGTCGGAATCAGGAAATCTGGGGCAAACAGAGAGTATACCAGAAGatacagcacaatgtaagttagcGGGAATCAGACAGTCTTCTTATGTCTATCACTGCGATTGAGGGAGTCAATGGCTTCAATGACAAATCACGCTGATAAAATTTAGGGCAATTTTAAAAATTTAATTTATAGGCGTGATTTTTTCTGTCAGTCACTGCTCTCTTATGTtgctggtgactagagatgagagaatcgcTTTGTTTCATCAGCCCCCTGCCTTTAAACTCTGTTCCATTCCCTGATGCTCCACCCCGAGTGttgggaaaagctagatccagtcctaggaaactgacataaatttcccaggactggacccagcttttccTGTCACCCGGGAGGagcggaacagagttgaaagagttgatcaaacaaagtgattcgctcatctctactggtgaccATAATACCAGGAAGTTACTGCCTTCTATTACGTCTCCTCAgtaatatattgttatattgttcctTTTCTAGAGCTGTTCACGACTCCAACAATAAAAGTGTGGGGTCACCAAGTTGAGGGGGGAAACATGACCCTAACCTGTGAGACAAATATCCCCCCTCCCAGACGCAATACACAACTGCAGGTTACTTTCTATAGAGAAGGATGGATTGTTCGGAGATCTGGTGTCAGTGATATCTATGAGGTCTACAATGTTCAGCTGGAGCATTCTGGGAAATAttcatgtgaagtgaaaactacAGATGGGAGAGTAAGGAAGAGAAGTGCAGAGCGAGTAATCCAGATAGAGGGTGAGTATGGACACTGGGTATGTATGATACATGGGAGGACTTCTTACTGTACCTGGAGCATGAAGGAATTTAGGTGTTAGGAAGGTGTAACATTACTTTAAAGGataactcccacaaaaatttttttttgctcatttaacacacattacaaagttatataactttgtaatgtggttaaatacccggcctggcccccttcccccactttcggacccccgaccccccaccccggaagttaaggaatgtatacattacctattacgatcgtcacggtcctcttctccggggcgtcatctggtgacgacgacgtcagagccgaggggcggtccgggtcttcttcctcctcggcgtcttcatgcaaagtgaatggggatgaaaaggctgctggtgcacatgcgcaccagcagccttttcattggctggagcgcatcacatggcttccagcttgctcagccctgattggctgagcttgctggaagccatgtgatgcgctccagccaatgaaaaggctgccggtgcgcaagcgcactggcagccttttccatcccctggacccggaagttggagacatcgctggatggcggaaggcggcgacggagaggcagacggcgggcgaatcgagtggcgatcgtcaccggagagatggtgagtatggtgtctgtgtgtgtctgtgttgttttttttttggggtcccgcgggagttgtcctttaaattttcTTTTCTCTATATTTGAAGTTTAGAGGAGTTTTTTTACATCTTTAAAGGATTGTCCAGGATAAAATTACATCGAACTTtgctgctggggctgcagggCAGATGTTAGTAAAATATACTTATCTGTCCCATTTCACTGCCAGGTTCCAGGCCGctcatttttttttcaccagcaGCAATTTTAAAACATTCTGTGTCACACCAATAATACTGGGAATGGAAGCTCAGCATAGGCTCAGTACTGGCTATAGTGAGCAG encodes:
- the LOC138771103 gene encoding Fc receptor-like A; translation: MSPHLISCYITGNVILQTPLYVYEGDDITIRCHLRPGYNGGLTMWYKENRVIRGWTDYAEYLIRKVDSNTAGTYKCEKDVGPYGGKYYDQSSISVEELFTTPTIKVWGHQVEGGNMTLTCETNIPPPRRNTQLQVTFYREGWIVRRSGVSDIYEVYNVQLEHSGKYSCEVKTTDGRVRKRSAERVIQIEDNMGYTRQNIIRLTLSGCVIIAAALLVFYHING